A section of the Leptospira semungkisensis genome encodes:
- a CDS encoding ornithine carbamoyltransferase, which translates to MESPKIKHLISWNDWSDAEVLDLLQFAAYVKNHRANYLGHMTGRTLAMLFQKTSTRTRVSFEVAMTEMGGHAIYLDWMSSNFQLSDIDLEAEYLSRNVSVIMARMRKHEDLLQLKSGSQVPVINGCCNKFHPCQSLADILTIAMDNTKPLKEVKVTYIGVHNNVVNSLIGITSALGIELTLLTPIAEQENIDAETMERAKKKGTIHWETDLIRAVKNADYIYTDTWVDMEFFNDPAFADKKKERMELMMPFQINEALLKETKAKVMHDMPIHSGYEITREVVRSPRSIIFQQAENRLDAQKAVILQLLEA; encoded by the coding sequence ATGGAAAGTCCTAAAATCAAACATCTTATCTCCTGGAACGATTGGTCCGACGCTGAGGTCCTGGACTTGCTGCAATTTGCAGCCTATGTCAAGAACCACAGAGCCAATTATCTAGGCCACATGACCGGTCGTACTCTGGCTATGCTCTTCCAAAAGACAAGCACCCGTACTCGGGTATCCTTCGAGGTCGCTATGACCGAGATGGGAGGACATGCAATCTACTTGGATTGGATGTCTTCTAACTTCCAGCTTTCTGATATAGATCTAGAGGCAGAATATCTTTCACGTAACGTATCCGTGATCATGGCAAGGATGAGAAAGCACGAGGACCTATTGCAACTCAAGTCAGGTTCTCAAGTCCCAGTCATCAACGGTTGCTGCAATAAATTCCATCCCTGCCAATCCCTTGCGGATATATTGACCATCGCCATGGACAATACCAAGCCTCTCAAAGAGGTGAAGGTGACCTATATAGGCGTCCATAATAATGTTGTGAACTCTCTCATCGGGATCACTTCTGCACTCGGGATCGAACTGACCCTTCTCACTCCAATTGCAGAGCAAGAGAATATAGATGCAGAAACAATGGAACGAGCTAAGAAGAAAGGAACCATCCATTGGGAAACGGATCTGATCCGTGCAGTCAAAAATGCGGACTATATTTATACAGATACTTGGGTGGACATGGAATTCTTCAACGATCCTGCATTTGCGGATAAGAAGAAGGAAAGAATGGAACTCATGATGCCATTCCAGATCAACGAGGCCTTACTCAAGGAGACCAAGGCAAAGGTGATGCACGATATGCCTATCCATTCAGGTTACGAGATCACAAGAGAAGTGGTGAGAAGTCCCAGGTCGATCATCTTCCAACAGGCAGAGAACCGTTTGGATGCGCAGAAGGCAGTCATCCTACAGCTCCTCGAAGCCTAG
- a CDS encoding HpcH/HpaI aldolase/citrate lyase family protein, whose amino-acid sequence MSKLPHPKDALFEGEKPFPIIPACEHFAGSEKLITKALEFQNKLGGLFDITMDCEDGAQTGKEKEHAEMIVRIQNSELNKHNMSGVRIHDYTNAFWKQDVDIIVPGAGNKIAYITIPKPTKASQVEEMITYIQGAAKKAGITREIPIHVLIETHGALADVDKIAALPWMQVVDFGLMDFISGHHGAIPASCMKSPGQFDHELLRRAKASCVAAALAHGVIPAHNVTLDLKNQYQTYKDAKRAHDEFGFLRMWSIYPTQIQAILDAMAPDYSEVQTSAAILVKAQDAEWGPIQHDGDLHDRATYRYFWEVLQKAKLTGIAIPEEAAKRFF is encoded by the coding sequence ATGTCCAAATTACCCCATCCTAAGGATGCATTATTCGAAGGAGAAAAACCCTTCCCCATTATTCCAGCCTGCGAACATTTTGCCGGATCGGAAAAGCTGATCACCAAAGCACTCGAATTCCAAAATAAGCTGGGCGGTCTATTCGACATCACCATGGACTGCGAAGACGGCGCTCAAACCGGAAAAGAGAAAGAACATGCGGAGATGATCGTTCGCATCCAAAACTCCGAGCTGAACAAGCACAATATGAGCGGTGTGAGAATTCATGACTACACCAACGCTTTCTGGAAACAAGACGTAGACATTATCGTTCCAGGTGCAGGAAACAAGATCGCATACATCACCATTCCTAAGCCTACCAAAGCTTCTCAAGTAGAAGAAATGATCACCTATATCCAAGGTGCTGCTAAGAAAGCCGGAATCACTAGAGAGATCCCAATCCACGTTCTAATCGAGACTCACGGAGCACTCGCTGATGTGGACAAGATTGCTGCGCTTCCTTGGATGCAAGTTGTGGATTTCGGTCTGATGGACTTCATCTCAGGACACCACGGAGCAATTCCGGCTTCTTGTATGAAGAGCCCAGGACAATTCGACCACGAATTGTTAAGAAGAGCAAAAGCTAGCTGCGTAGCAGCTGCACTGGCTCACGGTGTGATCCCTGCTCACAACGTAACCCTCGACCTGAAAAACCAATACCAAACGTATAAAGATGCAAAGAGAGCTCATGACGAGTTCGGATTCCTTCGTATGTGGTCTATCTATCCAACTCAGATCCAAGCGATCTTGGATGCGATGGCTCCTGATTATAGTGAAGTACAAACCTCTGCTGCTATCCTTGTAAAAGCACAAGACGCAGAATGGGGACCGATCCAACACGACGGAGATCTTCACGACAGAGCAACTTACCGTTACTTCTGGGAAGTTCTTCAAAAAGCAAAGCTTACCGGCATTGCAATTCCGGAAGAAGCTGCAAAAAGATTCTTCTAA
- a CDS encoding LIC11177 family protein → MADKKKTVLPDVLMREKLLKVALDEKAKAARVIGSEKKDIDPKKDDGPGSKIYKAIEEALVDLRYYFLEGEYRDKVADLFNRNEAQFDRLGITPRRFLDFARESFDRFKQLQKKMPLEPMNKKGWDYLERSLLELIGKLNEKFNK, encoded by the coding sequence TTGGCAGATAAAAAGAAAACGGTTCTTCCCGACGTACTGATGCGGGAAAAGCTACTCAAAGTTGCACTAGACGAGAAGGCAAAAGCGGCACGGGTCATAGGGTCGGAAAAGAAAGATATAGATCCTAAGAAGGACGACGGACCAGGTTCTAAGATTTATAAAGCAATCGAAGAAGCCTTGGTCGATTTAAGATATTATTTTTTAGAAGGCGAATACAGAGACAAGGTCGCCGATTTATTCAATAGGAACGAGGCTCAGTTCGATAGATTGGGGATCACTCCTAGACGATTCTTGGATTTCGCAAGAGAATCCTTTGATCGGTTCAAACAACTCCAGAAAAAAATGCCTTTGGAACCGATGAACAAAAAAGGTTGGGATTATCTGGAGAGAAGCTTGCTCGAACTCATCGGCAAGTTGAACGAAAAGTTCAATAAGTAA
- a CDS encoding rhomboid family intramembrane serine protease → MAKRNPITGPKLFGFSLIHPLNLVLLFNIFVWVLLMLEGGRGIITYYFGLNPSLVVEKGMYWQVFTYGFLHVVGEDLFSSLMHIGMNMFGLYTVGFWVCRYIGAWKFLGIYLLSQLGGGIFVVLFSYIGWTTGLVPEHSIWDSYHSSTVGASGGVFGVLAAFSILFPEARFAFPPVRAKFAPWLLIGIGFAFDSYSLLQFYKTGGSSQSIFGMMSNSGHLGGAVFGLFSLLGLRKIWGEGKSPLFVRRWEEKEISEEPKPQQKTGDPFEAQIRKNRELLSKLYGISDAKEKEDVLAPIQSENANLCPPGDYNPEDMFCLRCEWLQNCELRKLKRSLPES, encoded by the coding sequence ATGGCAAAGAGAAATCCGATCACAGGTCCGAAGCTTTTCGGGTTCTCACTGATCCATCCCCTAAATTTAGTTCTGCTCTTCAATATTTTCGTCTGGGTCCTTCTCATGTTAGAAGGAGGAAGGGGAATCATTACCTACTATTTCGGCCTGAACCCTAGCCTAGTGGTAGAAAAGGGAATGTACTGGCAGGTGTTCACGTACGGATTTCTTCATGTAGTGGGAGAGGATTTGTTTTCTTCCCTAATGCATATTGGGATGAATATGTTCGGTCTCTATACAGTCGGATTTTGGGTCTGTCGATATATAGGCGCCTGGAAATTCCTGGGCATCTACCTTCTCTCTCAACTAGGGGGAGGGATCTTTGTAGTCCTTTTTTCTTATATAGGATGGACGACTGGACTCGTGCCGGAACATTCCATCTGGGACAGCTATCATTCTTCTACAGTGGGAGCGAGCGGCGGAGTCTTCGGAGTATTGGCTGCGTTCAGTATCTTATTCCCAGAGGCAAGATTTGCATTCCCACCTGTGAGAGCCAAATTTGCTCCTTGGCTTTTGATCGGGATAGGATTCGCTTTCGACTCTTATTCCCTTCTTCAATTCTATAAGACTGGAGGAAGTTCCCAAAGTATATTCGGGATGATGAGTAATTCAGGACACTTGGGAGGAGCAGTATTCGGCCTATTCAGTCTTCTTGGTCTTAGGAAAATTTGGGGAGAAGGAAAATCTCCTTTGTTCGTTCGCCGTTGGGAAGAAAAAGAAATTTCAGAAGAGCCAAAGCCTCAGCAAAAAACAGGCGATCCTTTTGAAGCACAGATCCGAAAGAACAGAGAACTATTAAGTAAGCTGTATGGGATCTCGGATGCGAAAGAGAAGGAGGATGTTTTGGCGCCCATACAATCGGAGAATGCGAACCTATGTCCTCCTGGAGATTACAATCCTGAGGATATGTTTTGTCTGCGCTGCGAATGGCTTCAAAACTGCGAATTGAGAAAATTAAAAAGAAGTCTTCCGGAGTCTTGA
- the mtnA gene encoding S-methyl-5-thioribose-1-phosphate isomerase, which produces MKKENLRPIFWERENLRLLDQRQIPGKKEWFVAKNAEDAIFAIREMVVRGAPAIAITGLFGAVLELRKFSSKPSYSELQNVFSKIIESRPTAVNLRRAFDELAQRIPEKKYESISWETFKEESESFAISVYEEDLRNNLQLGKNGVSLFPSSPSKLKIITHCNTGALATAGHGTALGVIRSLKEAGHDLTVYADETRPYLQGARLTAWELMEEEIPSFLITDSMAGWVMASEKIDAVIVGVDRVAANGDSANKIGTYPLAVLAKYHGVPFYIAATEKSFDFRIPSGSHIPIEMRTQDEVTRLNFLKKENGQPILEEGVIAPKGVKALNPSFDVTPASLITAFITEKGIVKPEDISKVFG; this is translated from the coding sequence ATGAAAAAAGAGAATCTGCGCCCAATTTTCTGGGAAAGAGAAAATCTAAGACTCCTAGACCAAAGACAGATCCCAGGCAAGAAAGAATGGTTCGTTGCAAAGAATGCAGAAGACGCAATCTTCGCAATTCGAGAGATGGTGGTGAGAGGAGCTCCTGCAATTGCAATCACTGGTCTCTTTGGCGCGGTCTTGGAGCTTAGAAAATTCTCGTCCAAGCCTAGTTATTCTGAATTACAAAATGTATTCTCCAAGATTATCGAGTCGCGCCCTACTGCGGTAAATCTAAGAAGAGCCTTCGATGAACTTGCGCAGAGAATTCCGGAAAAAAAATACGAATCCATCTCTTGGGAAACATTTAAAGAAGAATCAGAATCCTTCGCGATCTCCGTTTACGAAGAAGACTTGAGAAACAATTTACAATTAGGAAAGAACGGAGTGAGTTTATTTCCTTCTTCTCCTTCTAAACTAAAGATCATCACTCATTGCAATACCGGTGCCTTAGCTACAGCAGGACATGGAACCGCCCTAGGAGTCATTCGTTCTCTGAAAGAAGCGGGACACGATCTAACCGTATACGCGGATGAGACCCGTCCTTATTTACAAGGAGCAAGACTTACTGCCTGGGAATTGATGGAGGAAGAGATCCCAAGTTTTCTCATCACGGACAGTATGGCGGGTTGGGTCATGGCATCCGAGAAAATAGACGCAGTGATAGTAGGAGTCGATCGCGTCGCGGCTAACGGAGATTCTGCGAATAAGATCGGAACTTATCCCTTAGCGGTTCTTGCAAAGTACCACGGAGTTCCTTTTTATATCGCTGCGACAGAAAAGAGTTTTGATTTCAGGATCCCGAGCGGTTCTCATATCCCGATCGAAATGAGAACCCAAGATGAGGTCACCCGATTGAACTTTTTAAAAAAGGAAAACGGACAACCCATCTTAGAAGAAGGAGTCATTGCACCGAAAGGAGTAAAAGCACTCAACCCTTCCTTTGATGTGACTCCTGCGAGTCTGATCACCGCATTCATCACAGAGAAAGGGATCGTAAAGCCTGAGGATATCTCTAAAGTATTCGGATAA
- a CDS encoding DUF342 domain-containing protein, whose amino-acid sequence MVVSTEQTPGVSDQETSWDSVFSLKISADGLSADLTIRPGMIKGRALSTSVILEYLHNKDISQERILGDSIYQSLKQLQTSTSKMDFSPVSARVAEGFPPTRGEDGWVKFYHPQAQRVKIDDNGHADYRNIDRYIYVKAGEKLSTLFEGIPGKPGMDVFGKPIAPPPIKRPKLTIGKNVQEKGLVADNKPLIEYFATCNGAIFSTETSITVSQELQIDSNVGIGTGNINYDGNVLVKGDVEPATSVKTQGNLMVKGNVETSDLTIGRDLEVSGGIKGDSKTVIKISGHLYAKFIENAEIEVDGDVVVEGFILNSKIHCLGNVILNGSSGNLVSSNVVAYMGLTCASLGSQAELDTVVELGFHYRNERAFEDLTKRLQVAEKEMEKILPRVQQIKQMVQRSRGQIPDDKKEGYRKVFEEYNQKNKFIELVKQKIEVLKSSRFNPGEVQLVVRKGAFKGSVVKYRRQVEKVDKFQSAFMMRFQPGQDKAAMVAIKPQK is encoded by the coding sequence ATGGTTGTGAGTACAGAACAGACCCCGGGTGTGTCGGATCAGGAAACAAGTTGGGACAGCGTATTCAGTCTGAAGATAAGCGCGGACGGCTTATCTGCGGATTTGACAATTCGTCCCGGGATGATCAAGGGACGTGCGCTCTCGACTAGTGTTATTCTAGAGTATCTTCATAATAAGGATATTTCCCAGGAACGGATCCTCGGGGACAGTATCTACCAAAGCCTTAAGCAACTCCAAACATCCACTTCCAAAATGGATTTTTCACCTGTCTCTGCGAGAGTGGCCGAAGGATTTCCCCCTACAAGAGGAGAGGACGGCTGGGTCAAGTTCTATCATCCTCAGGCACAACGAGTCAAGATAGACGATAATGGACACGCAGATTATCGAAATATCGATCGCTATATTTATGTAAAAGCAGGAGAGAAACTCTCCACACTTTTCGAAGGGATCCCTGGCAAACCAGGAATGGATGTTTTCGGAAAGCCGATTGCTCCTCCTCCAATTAAAAGACCGAAACTTACGATCGGAAAGAATGTACAAGAGAAGGGACTGGTTGCTGACAACAAGCCTCTTATCGAATACTTTGCCACCTGCAACGGCGCGATCTTCTCTACGGAAACTTCTATCACTGTTTCCCAAGAATTGCAGATCGATTCCAATGTTGGGATCGGAACCGGTAATATCAACTACGACGGAAACGTTTTAGTAAAAGGGGACGTAGAGCCTGCGACTTCTGTGAAGACCCAAGGGAATCTGATGGTCAAAGGAAATGTGGAGACTTCTGATCTAACGATTGGAAGAGATCTAGAGGTTTCCGGCGGGATCAAGGGAGATTCAAAGACAGTCATCAAGATCAGCGGACATCTTTATGCAAAGTTCATTGAGAACGCAGAGATCGAAGTAGACGGAGACGTAGTAGTCGAAGGTTTTATTTTAAATTCCAAGATCCATTGTTTAGGAAATGTGATCCTAAATGGTTCAAGTGGAAACTTGGTTTCTTCTAATGTAGTTGCTTATATGGGACTGACTTGCGCAAGTCTTGGTTCTCAAGCAGAATTAGATACAGTAGTAGAGTTAGGATTCCATTACAGAAACGAAAGGGCATTCGAAGATTTGACCAAAAGATTGCAAGTTGCAGAGAAGGAAATGGAAAAGATTCTTCCAAGAGTGCAACAGATCAAACAGATGGTGCAAAGATCTAGAGGGCAGATCCCTGATGACAAGAAAGAAGGCTACAGAAAGGTCTTTGAAGAATACAATCAGAAGAATAAGTTCATAGAACTGGTAAAACAGAAGATAGAAGTACTTAAGTCTTCTCGCTTCAATCCGGGAGAAGTGCAACTAGTTGTTCGTAAAGGTGCCTTCAAAGGAAGCGTAGTCAAGTATAGAAGGCAGGTAGAAAAAGTGGATAAATTCCAGTCTGCCTTCATGATGAGATTCCAGCCGGGTCAAGACAAGGCCGCGATGGTTGCCATCAAACCTCAGAAATAG
- a CDS encoding alpha/beta hydrolase family protein — protein MLGYVVQGFPFLLKYAEMISSPPSEISEQEISIPGFPTFRTKIFSASPNSPSVYLQHGMSARGIDDPRILTLATHLKNSGLQVFLPELPEVKELRIVSETVSNIRALFDHFAKKEKRPISFLSASFSAGMGMVALAGKKQQELLDSVLLVGTYSDFSQTLPFILSNYEQDPYAVHVLLYNYISKIRPELKNLEEFYYQSALDNGLHRTGSEEKAPGLFPKLGDQEKEFVSNVRSDASFRESLAGSILKILPKDFIKDNSPCNFLEEWKAPTALLHGFDDPVISPAESEALYEVLGRRSYMDSIFLKSRLITHGDHLPFYTQLGEIPKLAAVWGFFLKKTGI, from the coding sequence ATGTTAGGCTACGTAGTACAAGGATTTCCTTTTCTCTTAAAATATGCGGAGATGATCTCTTCTCCGCCCTCTGAGATCTCCGAACAAGAGATTTCGATTCCCGGCTTTCCAACGTTTCGCACAAAGATCTTTTCTGCTTCTCCCAATTCTCCCTCAGTCTACCTGCAACACGGGATGAGTGCCAGAGGGATAGACGATCCAAGGATACTGACCCTTGCCACACATCTGAAGAATAGCGGATTGCAGGTGTTCCTACCGGAACTTCCCGAAGTAAAAGAGCTTAGGATCGTATCCGAGACTGTCTCGAATATAAGGGCACTCTTCGATCATTTTGCAAAAAAGGAGAAGAGACCAATTTCCTTTCTTTCCGCTAGTTTTTCTGCGGGGATGGGAATGGTAGCCTTAGCCGGAAAGAAACAGCAGGAGCTTCTGGATTCGGTCCTTCTTGTGGGAACTTATTCTGATTTCAGCCAAACTCTTCCTTTCATCCTATCCAACTACGAACAGGATCCGTATGCGGTACATGTTCTTCTTTATAATTATATTTCCAAGATCCGCCCTGAGCTAAAGAATTTAGAAGAATTCTATTATCAATCAGCGTTAGACAACGGGCTCCATCGCACCGGGTCGGAAGAAAAGGCTCCTGGACTTTTTCCGAAACTAGGGGATCAGGAGAAGGAATTCGTGTCCAATGTTCGTTCGGATGCCTCTTTTCGGGAAAGTTTAGCGGGTTCTATTCTTAAGATCCTTCCCAAGGACTTTATCAAAGACAATTCTCCTTGCAATTTCTTGGAAGAATGGAAGGCTCCTACCGCGTTATTACATGGTTTTGATGATCCAGTGATCTCTCCTGCCGAATCCGAGGCCTTGTATGAGGTTTTAGGTAGGAGATCCTACATGGATTCCATCTTCTTAAAGTCCAGATTGATCACTCACGGGGACCATCTTCCCTTTTATACGCAGTTAGGGGAGATTCCTAAGCTGGCCGCTGTTTGGGGATTTTTTCTAAAAAAAACCGGTATCTAA
- a CDS encoding chemotaxis protein CheX, with product MSLNIDPLLDEKFILTISQIFPEFLEKNLGVQAVREAFGPSKNEGLCYENCTSVSFHGEATGQLFLAMDGYTKLKLLPKIARSFHIDPTIRSHAASIMLEFANQICAELISEMKLGRFKMDILPPENLNNKLIPIDLEHHRQYILIYFLKDQDAKEYLGRIYLILLMQKY from the coding sequence ATGTCTTTAAACATAGACCCGTTACTCGATGAGAAATTCATTCTCACTATCTCTCAGATCTTTCCGGAATTCTTAGAGAAGAATCTGGGAGTCCAGGCGGTGAGAGAAGCGTTCGGTCCTTCCAAGAACGAAGGGCTTTGCTATGAGAATTGCACCTCCGTTTCTTTCCACGGGGAGGCGACCGGGCAACTTTTCCTTGCTATGGATGGTTATACTAAGCTTAAACTTCTTCCTAAGATTGCCCGTTCTTTTCATATAGATCCGACCATTCGAAGCCATGCAGCATCTATCATGCTTGAATTTGCAAACCAGATCTGTGCGGAATTGATCTCCGAAATGAAATTGGGAAGATTCAAAATGGACATCCTTCCTCCGGAGAATTTGAACAATAAGTTAATTCCGATCGATTTGGAACATCATAGACAATATATTCTTATCTATTTCTTAAAGGATCAGGATGCGAAAGAATATTTGGGACGTATCTATCTCATTCTTCTGATGCAAAAATATTAA
- a CDS encoding class I SAM-dependent DNA methyltransferase has product MKLYSELAEYYFDIEKNTRKFELETQFIDRLFRKHRVRNILDMGCGTGEHVTHFQGLGYKSRGVDSSSRMIEVAQKRYSHCKFEVGAMQNYKSKEKWDAIISLFGSFNYLLSNEEVESALKNLEQNLKPAGIAVLEVWNAEPLRKIKRKAIGPVSQIKTKAATIQRNRGFRLVRADQSTVVEVNYIYNMNSKEIKDKHLMRAYFLTEFQRMLAKHRMEILHVYSNYSEIKFKSNAGRMILVLKKKSS; this is encoded by the coding sequence ATGAAACTCTACTCCGAACTGGCAGAATACTACTTCGATATAGAAAAGAACACGAGAAAATTCGAATTGGAAACCCAATTCATAGATCGCTTGTTCCGTAAACACAGAGTTCGCAATATTCTAGATATGGGTTGTGGAACGGGAGAACATGTGACCCATTTCCAAGGTCTTGGATATAAATCTAGAGGCGTAGATTCTTCTTCCAGAATGATAGAAGTCGCTCAGAAGAGATACTCTCATTGTAAGTTCGAAGTCGGCGCGATGCAGAATTATAAGTCCAAGGAAAAATGGGACGCAATCATCAGTCTATTCGGTTCCTTTAATTATTTATTATCCAACGAAGAAGTAGAATCGGCTCTAAAGAACCTGGAGCAAAATCTAAAGCCTGCGGGCATCGCAGTCCTAGAAGTTTGGAATGCGGAACCTCTACGCAAGATCAAGAGAAAAGCAATCGGCCCGGTCTCTCAGATCAAGACAAAGGCGGCAACCATTCAGAGAAATAGAGGATTTCGTCTAGTCAGAGCCGACCAATCCACAGTAGTCGAAGTGAATTATATTTATAATATGAATTCCAAAGAGATCAAGGACAAGCACTTGATGAGAGCCTATTTTCTTACGGAATTCCAAAGAATGCTCGCAAAGCATAGGATGGAGATCCTACACGTTTACTCCAATTACAGCGAGATCAAATTCAAAAGCAACGCAGGAAGAATGATCCTCGTTCTAAAAAAGAAAAGCTCCTGA
- the lpdA gene encoding dihydrolipoyl dehydrogenase, whose amino-acid sequence MAEKYDVTVIGGGPGGYVAAIRASQLGLNVCLVEKEKLGGVCLNWGCIPTKALLESAHLLESIRKSESFGLKVSGVNPDFPGIVKRSRGVADTMSNGVDFLMKKNKISVKKGSAVFKDKNTIWLPDTSKEEIQSEYFIIATGARPREMPGLPFDGDKVLSSKHAMIQEAPPKTLAIIGAGAIGVEFADFYSSMGTEVTIIEMQDRILPLEDPEISNLLNRSFIKRGIQILTSVGVSEPKSESDGVSLLLKGAGIAAEGEKKKFSKVLVAIGVSPNTEDMHLEEIGVFLQKGFVKVDSKFKSKVENIYAIGDCVGAPLLAHVASSEGIKAAEAISILKGNPHSLVYEPLDYQKIPACTYCHPEVASVGLKEEEAKKAGIDVSIGKFPFRANGRAQALGEVEGMVKLVADRKTGEILGAHLIGPNVTEILGEINLGMGSELTLKEIAGRIHAHPTLAESVMEAAAQALGEAINI is encoded by the coding sequence ATGGCAGAGAAGTACGACGTGACCGTAATTGGCGGAGGACCCGGAGGATATGTGGCCGCGATCCGAGCCTCTCAACTCGGATTGAACGTTTGTCTAGTTGAAAAAGAAAAACTAGGCGGAGTCTGCTTAAACTGGGGTTGCATTCCAACCAAAGCTCTTCTTGAATCCGCGCACCTCTTAGAATCCATTCGAAAATCCGAAAGCTTCGGTCTGAAAGTCTCAGGAGTAAATCCTGATTTTCCTGGGATCGTCAAACGATCTAGAGGAGTCGCCGACACCATGTCCAACGGAGTAGACTTCTTAATGAAGAAGAATAAAATCTCCGTAAAGAAAGGAAGCGCAGTCTTCAAAGATAAGAATACAATCTGGCTTCCTGACACTTCTAAAGAAGAAATCCAATCCGAATATTTCATCATCGCTACCGGAGCAAGACCTAGAGAAATGCCGGGCCTACCCTTTGACGGCGACAAAGTTCTTTCAAGCAAACATGCGATGATCCAAGAGGCTCCTCCCAAAACTCTCGCAATCATAGGAGCAGGAGCGATCGGAGTTGAGTTCGCAGACTTCTATTCTAGCATGGGAACAGAAGTAACCATTATAGAAATGCAAGACAGAATCCTTCCATTAGAAGATCCTGAAATATCCAATCTACTCAATCGTTCCTTTATAAAGAGAGGCATACAGATCCTGACAAGCGTGGGAGTCTCCGAACCGAAATCCGAATCGGATGGAGTCTCTCTTCTTCTCAAAGGAGCGGGAATAGCGGCAGAGGGAGAAAAAAAGAAATTCTCCAAAGTGCTCGTCGCAATCGGTGTTTCACCGAATACAGAAGACATGCATTTAGAAGAGATTGGCGTATTCCTTCAAAAGGGATTCGTTAAGGTAGATTCCAAATTCAAAAGCAAAGTTGAAAATATCTATGCGATCGGAGATTGTGTAGGAGCTCCCCTACTCGCGCATGTCGCCTCTTCTGAAGGGATCAAAGCGGCAGAAGCAATCTCTATCCTAAAAGGAAATCCTCATTCCCTCGTATACGAACCCTTGGATTACCAAAAGATCCCTGCTTGCACGTACTGCCATCCCGAAGTAGCTTCCGTAGGCTTGAAAGAAGAAGAAGCCAAGAAAGCAGGCATAGACGTTTCTATCGGCAAGTTCCCCTTTAGAGCGAATGGCAGAGCCCAAGCATTGGGCGAAGTCGAAGGAATGGTAAAGTTAGTCGCCGATCGTAAGACCGGAGAGATCTTAGGAGCTCACCTAATCGGACCGAATGTAACAGAGATATTAGGAGAGATCAATCTGGGAATGGGATCTGAACTTACTCTAAAAGAAATTGCAGGAAGGATCCACGCTCACCCTACTCTTGCGGAATCCGTGATGGAAGCCGCAGCACAGGCATTAGGCGAAGCAATCAATATCTAA
- the perRB gene encoding peroxide-responsive transcriptional repressor PerRB, whose product MAVLGNQKHSCLTPDEIENRLKSVSIQPTMQRISICQYVLCEADHPTAEEVKEWVDGRSLKMSLATVYNTLNVLVSAGLLREFKFSCLGKSVFDSNIEDHYHFFDEKTGKFHDLDHSLLSIDSKLPKEFKVNKMDILFSGTLDEVSSERI is encoded by the coding sequence ATGGCTGTTTTAGGTAACCAAAAGCATTCTTGTTTAACTCCTGACGAGATAGAGAATCGTCTGAAATCGGTCTCTATCCAGCCCACTATGCAAAGGATTTCCATTTGCCAGTACGTTCTCTGCGAAGCGGATCATCCCACTGCAGAAGAGGTCAAGGAATGGGTGGATGGCCGCTCCTTGAAGATGAGTTTGGCTACAGTATACAATACACTGAACGTCTTAGTGTCTGCGGGACTTCTCCGAGAATTCAAGTTTTCTTGCCTGGGAAAATCCGTCTTCGATAGCAATATAGAAGATCATTATCATTTCTTTGATGAAAAGACTGGAAAGTTCCATGATCTGGATCATTCCCTTCTTAGCATCGACTCTAAGCTTCCTAAGGAATTCAAAGTGAATAAGATGGACATCCTATTCTCCGGAACCTTGGACGAAGTCTCTTCCGAAAGAATCTAA